A single region of the Undibacterium piscinae genome encodes:
- the narH gene encoding nitrate reductase subunit beta — translation MRIRAQVGMVLNLDKCIGCHTCSVTCKNVWTSRDGVEYAWFNNVETKPGIGYPKEWENQQKWRGGWHRNEAGKLEPKQGGKLRILSNLFANPNLPSIDDYYEPFTFDYEHLQNAPLMQTPPTARPVSVITGKKMEKIVWGPNWEDDLGGEFSSRSRDQLFEGIQKEMYSTFESTFMMYLPRLCEHCLNPACVASCPSGSIYKREDDGIVLVDQDKCRGWRMCISGCPYKKIYYNWSSGKAEKCTFCYPRIEAGQPTVCSETCVGRIRYLGVLLYDADKIESAASVPDVQDLYEAQLDCFLDPHDPAVIAEARKHGIPDSWITSAQKSPVYKMAVEWKIAFPLHPEYRTLPMVWYVPPLSPIQKAAEAGHMGMNGIIPDVKSLRIPVRYLANLLTAGKEEPVLKALERMLAMRAYKRAEVVHGQEDKAVLAQVGLTAAQVEDMYQTMAIANYEDRFVIPSSHKEMVEDSFNEKGSCGFTFGNGCSGGTSDGALFGKKPQGSVIFVDMPKSRKKLSMTE, via the coding sequence ATGAGAATTCGCGCACAAGTAGGCATGGTGCTAAACCTGGATAAATGTATCGGCTGTCATACCTGTTCCGTGACTTGCAAGAACGTCTGGACCAGCCGTGATGGTGTTGAGTACGCATGGTTCAATAACGTTGAAACCAAGCCAGGTATCGGTTACCCGAAAGAATGGGAAAACCAGCAGAAGTGGAGGGGCGGCTGGCATAGGAATGAGGCTGGTAAGCTCGAGCCTAAGCAGGGCGGCAAGTTGCGCATCTTGAGTAACTTGTTCGCTAACCCGAACTTGCCTTCGATTGATGATTACTACGAGCCATTTACCTTTGATTACGAGCATCTGCAAAATGCACCATTGATGCAGACGCCACCGACAGCTCGTCCGGTGTCCGTGATTACCGGTAAAAAGATGGAAAAAATCGTCTGGGGCCCGAACTGGGAAGACGATTTGGGCGGTGAGTTTAGTTCACGCAGCCGCGATCAGTTGTTTGAAGGCATACAGAAAGAAATGTATTCGACTTTCGAATCGACTTTCATGATGTATCTGCCACGCTTGTGCGAACACTGTCTCAATCCTGCCTGCGTAGCATCTTGCCCATCGGGCTCGATCTACAAGCGTGAAGATGACGGTATCGTATTGGTCGATCAGGATAAGTGCCGCGGCTGGCGTATGTGTATCTCCGGTTGCCCTTACAAGAAGATTTACTATAACTGGAGTTCAGGCAAGGCTGAGAAGTGCACATTCTGCTACCCGCGTATTGAAGCTGGCCAGCCGACTGTGTGTTCCGAAACTTGCGTAGGCCGTATCCGTTATCTGGGCGTGTTGCTGTATGACGCAGACAAGATCGAGTCGGCAGCATCGGTACCGGATGTGCAGGATCTGTATGAAGCGCAGCTCGATTGCTTCCTCGATCCGCACGATCCTGCCGTGATTGCGGAAGCGCGCAAGCATGGTATTCCGGATAGCTGGATCACTTCGGCACAGAAGTCGCCGGTCTACAAGATGGCGGTAGAGTGGAAGATTGCGTTCCCATTGCATCCTGAATACCGTACTTTGCCTATGGTCTGGTATGTACCGCCTTTGTCGCCAATTCAAAAAGCGGCAGAAGCTGGCCACATGGGCATGAACGGGATTATTCCTGACGTCAAGTCCTTGCGTATTCCAGTTCGTTACCTGGCCAATTTGCTCACGGCAGGTAAGGAAGAGCCGGTATTGAAGGCTTTGGAAAGAATGCTGGCGATGCGTGCTTACAAGCGTGCGGAAGTGGTGCACGGACAGGAAGATAAAGCGGTATTGGCACAGGTTGGTTTGACTGCAGCTCAGGTTGAAGACATGTACCAGACTATGGCGATTGCCAATTACGAAGACCGTTTCGTGATTCCGTCTTCCCACAAGGAAATGGTGGAGGATAGCTTCAACGAAAAAGGTAGTTGTGGCTTTACTTTCGGCAACGGCTGTTCTGGTGGCACTTCAGATGGTGCATTGTTCGGCAAAAAACCACAGGGTAGCGTGATCTTTGTCGATATGCCGAAGTCACGCAAAAAATTGTCGATGACTGAGTAA
- a CDS encoding nitrate reductase subunit alpha, translated as MSHFLDRLKFMSKVKATYSDGHGAVVDEDRQWENAYRSRWQHDKIVRSTHGVNCTGSCSWKVYVKNGLITWETQQTDYPRTRPDLPNHEPRGCPRGASYSWYVYSAQRVKYPMIRGRLMEMWQEARKTMGPIDAWEAISQNPEKARRYKSVRGLGGFVRADWDTAQEIIAASNAYTIKKFGPDRVIGFSPIPAMSMVSYAAGSRYLSLIGGVPLSFYDWYCDLPPSSPQVWGEQTDVPESADWYNSTYLMVWGSNVPQTRTPDAHFYTEVRYKGTKTVAVSSDFGEMVKFGDIWMAPKQGTDAALAMAMGHVILKEFHLGNKSPYFRGYVKQYTDMPMLVRLVERNGCYVPDQMLRASQMPGGLDEANNGDWKTLAIDELTGSIVSPNGSIGYRWGEGKFDDGAKVGRWNLEAKDGGSGREIDPQLSLIGKHDEIVSVGFSYFGGLDANDMLQRNLPAKRVTLADGTVALVATVYDLSMANYGVDQGLGGAVAHSYDDDVPYTPAWQEKHTSVKRDLVIQVAREFAQNAHDTEGKSMVIVGAALNHWYHNDMIYRGIINMLMMCGCVGKSGGGWAHYVGQEKLRPQFGWAPLAFASDWVRPARQMNGTSFFYAHTSQWRHEKVAMDEILAPTADKSKISHMSMIDMNAKSERLGWLPSAPQLETNPLDICDAAAKAGVEPVEYLTKGLKAGTLNMSCDDPDNPKNFPRNMFVWRSNILGSSGKGHEYFLKYLLGTQNALFDDPDDAVKPSEVKFRPVAAEGKLDLLVVLDFRMSTTCLYGDIVLPTATWYEKDDLNTSDMHPFIHPLSEAVQPLWESKTDWEIYKGIAKKFTEVGGEYLGTRKDIVLQPLMHDTPGELGQAFEPKDWKKGECDLIPGKTAPNMIVVERNYKDIYKKFTSIGPLLDKLGNGGKGINWNTEHEVKEIGGITKLVTEEGVSKGRPRLESAIDGCEMILTFAPETNGHVSVKAWEALGKITGRDHTHLAIGREHDKIRFRDVQAQPRKIISAPTWSGLESEEVSYNAGYTNVHEYIPWRTLTGRQQFYQDHRWMLDFGEGLCVYKPAIDTKTVAPMLNKTPNGEKEIVLNWITPHQKWGIHSTYSDNLRMLTLSRGGPHVWVSEIEAQEAGLVDNDWVEVFNSNGTLTARVVVSQRVPKGMCLMYHAQEKIVNTPGAELSGMRGGIHNSVTRAVLKPTHMIGGYAQLSYGFNYYGTVGSNRDEFVVLRKMKKVDWLDGKLDEEQHDKKVEGAAS; from the coding sequence ATGAGTCATTTTCTGGATAGATTGAAGTTCATGTCGAAGGTGAAGGCTACCTATTCCGACGGCCACGGTGCAGTCGTTGACGAGGATCGTCAATGGGAGAACGCCTACCGTAGTCGTTGGCAGCATGATAAGATTGTGCGTTCCACGCACGGCGTTAACTGCACTGGCTCCTGCTCGTGGAAAGTGTATGTCAAGAACGGTTTGATTACCTGGGAAACTCAGCAAACTGATTACCCTCGTACTCGTCCTGATTTGCCGAATCACGAGCCACGCGGTTGCCCTCGCGGTGCATCGTATAGCTGGTACGTGTATTCAGCGCAGCGCGTCAAATACCCGATGATACGTGGTCGTTTGATGGAAATGTGGCAAGAAGCGCGTAAAACCATGGGTCCTATCGATGCCTGGGAAGCGATTAGCCAGAATCCGGAAAAAGCCCGTCGCTATAAATCTGTCCGTGGTCTGGGTGGGTTTGTCCGTGCTGACTGGGATACTGCGCAAGAAATCATCGCAGCTTCCAACGCTTATACGATTAAAAAATTCGGTCCTGACCGCGTGATTGGTTTCTCGCCGATTCCTGCGATGTCTATGGTGTCTTACGCGGCGGGTTCTCGTTACCTGAGTTTGATCGGTGGCGTGCCGCTGTCATTCTATGACTGGTATTGTGATTTGCCTCCGTCTAGTCCGCAGGTCTGGGGTGAGCAAACGGACGTTCCTGAATCTGCCGACTGGTACAACTCTACCTATCTGATGGTATGGGGCTCCAACGTGCCTCAAACACGTACGCCAGATGCTCACTTCTATACGGAAGTGCGTTACAAAGGTACTAAGACTGTTGCCGTATCAAGTGATTTCGGTGAAATGGTGAAGTTTGGTGACATCTGGATGGCGCCTAAGCAGGGTACCGATGCTGCGCTGGCAATGGCCATGGGTCACGTGATCCTGAAGGAGTTCCATCTTGGTAATAAGTCGCCGTATTTCCGCGGCTATGTAAAACAATATACCGACATGCCTATGCTGGTGCGTCTGGTAGAGCGTAATGGTTGCTATGTGCCGGATCAGATGCTGCGTGCATCGCAAATGCCTGGTGGTCTCGATGAGGCAAATAATGGCGACTGGAAGACTCTGGCCATTGATGAATTGACTGGCTCTATCGTTTCTCCGAATGGTTCTATCGGTTACCGTTGGGGTGAAGGTAAGTTTGACGATGGCGCCAAAGTAGGTCGCTGGAATCTCGAGGCAAAAGACGGTGGTTCAGGTCGTGAGATTGATCCTCAGTTAAGTTTGATCGGCAAGCACGATGAGATCGTCAGCGTCGGGTTTAGTTATTTTGGTGGTCTTGATGCGAACGACATGTTGCAGCGCAACTTGCCGGCAAAACGTGTCACGCTGGCCGATGGTACCGTCGCTTTAGTGGCGACCGTATATGACTTGTCTATGGCTAACTATGGTGTGGATCAGGGCTTGGGCGGCGCGGTTGCTCACTCCTATGACGACGATGTTCCTTACACACCGGCATGGCAGGAAAAACACACTAGCGTGAAACGTGATCTGGTGATCCAGGTGGCGCGTGAGTTCGCGCAAAATGCGCACGATACTGAAGGTAAGAGTATGGTGATCGTTGGTGCTGCCTTGAATCACTGGTATCACAACGATATGATTTATCGTGGCATTATTAATATGCTCATGATGTGCGGCTGCGTCGGTAAATCCGGTGGTGGTTGGGCACATTACGTCGGTCAGGAAAAGCTGCGTCCGCAATTCGGTTGGGCTCCGTTGGCATTTGCCAGTGACTGGGTACGTCCGGCACGTCAGATGAACGGTACCAGCTTCTTCTATGCGCACACTAGTCAGTGGCGTCATGAGAAGGTGGCGATGGATGAGATTCTGGCTCCTACGGCAGATAAGTCGAAGATCAGCCACATGAGCATGATCGATATGAACGCCAAGTCCGAGCGTCTCGGTTGGTTGCCATCGGCACCTCAGCTGGAAACCAATCCTTTGGATATCTGCGATGCAGCGGCCAAAGCGGGTGTGGAACCAGTTGAGTATCTGACTAAGGGGCTCAAGGCCGGTACGCTTAACATGAGTTGCGATGATCCGGACAATCCTAAGAATTTCCCGCGCAATATGTTTGTATGGCGTTCGAATATTCTGGGTAGCTCGGGTAAAGGTCATGAGTACTTCCTGAAGTATTTGCTGGGCACGCAAAATGCCTTGTTTGATGATCCGGATGATGCAGTCAAGCCATCGGAAGTGAAATTCCGTCCGGTCGCCGCCGAGGGTAAGCTCGATTTGTTAGTGGTACTCGATTTCCGTATGAGCACCACTTGCCTGTACGGCGATATCGTGTTGCCGACTGCGACCTGGTACGAAAAAGACGATCTGAATACTTCAGATATGCATCCTTTCATTCACCCTTTGAGTGAAGCTGTGCAGCCATTGTGGGAAAGTAAAACTGACTGGGAAATCTACAAAGGTATCGCCAAGAAATTTACCGAAGTCGGTGGCGAATATCTGGGTACCCGCAAGGACATCGTATTACAGCCATTGATGCACGATACTCCGGGCGAACTGGGTCAGGCATTTGAGCCTAAAGACTGGAAAAAAGGCGAATGTGACCTGATTCCCGGTAAGACAGCGCCAAATATGATCGTGGTGGAACGTAACTACAAAGATATCTACAAGAAATTTACCTCTATCGGTCCTTTGCTCGACAAATTGGGTAATGGCGGTAAAGGGATTAACTGGAATACCGAGCACGAAGTAAAAGAGATCGGTGGCATTACTAAGCTGGTTACGGAAGAGGGCGTCAGCAAAGGTCGTCCGCGTCTGGAAAGTGCGATTGACGGTTGCGAGATGATTCTGACCTTCGCTCCTGAAACTAATGGCCACGTTTCGGTCAAGGCATGGGAAGCCTTAGGCAAGATCACCGGTCGCGATCATACGCATCTGGCAATCGGTCGTGAACATGACAAGATCCGTTTCCGTGACGTGCAGGCTCAGCCGCGCAAGATTATTTCTGCACCAACCTGGTCAGGTCTGGAATCGGAAGAAGTCAGCTACAACGCCGGTTACACCAATGTGCATGAATACATCCCTTGGCGCACTTTGACCGGTCGTCAGCAGTTCTATCAGGATCACCGCTGGATGCTTGATTTTGGTGAAGGTTTGTGTGTGTACAAGCCAGCGATTGATACCAAAACTGTTGCGCCTATGCTCAACAAGACACCTAACGGTGAAAAAGAGATAGTACTGAACTGGATTACGCCGCATCAGAAATGGGGCATCCATTCCACTTACTCTGACAACTTGCGTATGTTGACTTTGTCACGCGGTGGTCCTCACGTTTGGGTCTCTGAGATTGAAGCGCAAGAAGCTGGTTTGGTCGATAACGACTGGGTAGAAGTGTTTAACAGTAACGGTACTTTGACAGCGCGTGTTGTGGTCAGTCAGCGTGTACCAAAAGGCATGTGTCTGATGTATCACGCTCAGGAAAAGATCGTCAATACGCCAGGTGCGGAATTGTCAGGTATGCGTGGCGGTATTCATAACTCGGTCACCCGTGCCGTATTGAAACCGACCCATATGATTGGTGGCTATGCCCAACTGTCATACGGCTTTAACTACTACGGAACCGTAGGTAGTAACCGAGATGAATTTGTGGTCTTGCGTAAGATGAAAAAAGTGGACTGGTTAGACGGTAAGCTAGACGAAGAACAGCATGACAAAAAGGTAGAAGGAGCAGCATCATGA
- a CDS encoding aspartate kinase: MALIVHKYGGTSMGSTERIKNVAKRVAKWHDAGHQIVVVPSAMSGETNRIIGLAREIMAEPDPRELDMITSTGEQVSVGLLAMALLAIGKQAVSYAGWQVAVKTDSSHTKARISSIDDAKVRADLDAGKIVIITGFQGVDEQGNITTLGRGGSDTSAVAVAAALKAQECMIYTDVDGVYTTDPRVVSDARRLKTVTFEEMLEMASLGSKVLQIRSVEFAGNYRMPTRVLSSLTDPLMPLEEEASSGTLISFEEDTNMEQATITGIAFNRDEAKITVFGVPDKPGIAYQILGPIADANIEVDMIIQNQSVDGKTDFTFTVPRGEYNKAMEVLNGSVREHISTGSIIGDPKVSKVSVVGVGMRSHVGIASQMFRTLSEDGINIQMISTSEIKISVLIDEKYMELAVRSLHKAFGLEAA; encoded by the coding sequence ATGGCTTTAATTGTCCACAAATACGGCGGTACTTCGATGGGCTCAACTGAGCGCATCAAAAACGTCGCCAAGCGCGTCGCCAAATGGCATGACGCTGGCCACCAGATCGTGGTGGTGCCTTCCGCAATGTCCGGTGAGACCAATCGCATTATTGGTCTGGCCAGGGAAATTATGGCAGAGCCAGATCCTCGCGAACTCGATATGATTACCTCGACCGGCGAACAAGTTTCCGTCGGTTTGCTGGCGATGGCCTTGTTGGCCATTGGTAAGCAGGCGGTTTCTTACGCCGGTTGGCAAGTCGCAGTGAAAACTGATTCGTCGCACACCAAGGCGCGCATCTCTTCGATTGATGATGCCAAAGTGCGTGCCGATCTTGATGCCGGAAAAATTGTCATCATTACCGGCTTTCAAGGCGTTGATGAGCAGGGCAATATCACTACCTTGGGTCGCGGTGGTTCGGATACTTCGGCGGTGGCGGTTGCCGCTGCCCTGAAGGCGCAAGAGTGCATGATTTACACTGACGTCGATGGTGTTTACACTACCGATCCTCGTGTGGTTTCGGATGCGCGCCGTTTGAAAACGGTGACATTCGAAGAGATGCTGGAGATGGCGTCATTGGGTTCTAAAGTGCTGCAGATTCGCTCCGTTGAATTTGCCGGTAATTACCGTATGCCAACCCGTGTGCTGTCTTCGCTGACAGACCCATTAATGCCGCTGGAAGAAGAAGCCAGTTCAGGCACCCTGATTTCGTTTGAGGAAGATACAAATATGGAACAAGCCACCATTACCGGCATCGCATTTAACCGTGATGAAGCAAAAATCACTGTTTTTGGCGTACCAGACAAGCCAGGCATCGCTTATCAGATCCTAGGGCCGATTGCGGACGCGAATATCGAAGTCGATATGATCATTCAGAATCAATCGGTTGATGGTAAAACAGATTTTACTTTTACCGTGCCACGCGGTGAATACAATAAGGCGATGGAAGTCTTGAATGGCAGCGTCAGGGAGCATATCTCCACCGGTAGCATCATCGGTGATCCTAAGGTTTCCAAGGTGTCCGTAGTTGGTGTAGGGATGCGTAGTCACGTTGGTATCGCTTCACAGATGTTCCGCACCTTGTCTGAAGATGGCATCAACATTCAGATGATCTCTACCTCCGAAATCAAGATTTCAGTATTGATCGATGAGAAATACATGGAACTGGCGGTTCGTTCCTTGCACAAAGCATTTGGCTTAGAGGCCGCTTAA
- a CDS encoding DUF1415 domain-containing protein has protein sequence MTTPIATSEEIIASTQNWLEKAVIGLNLCPFAKAVHVKQQIRYFVSEATTPEELLQDLIRELEVLAEANPEKIETSLLMHPYALTDFLDYNEFLDIADAALEDLDLDGILQVASFHPDYQFADTEADDIENFTNRSPYPTLHLLREESIDKAVEAFPEADEIYEKNMQTLRQLGLEGWKKLFPSTEKK, from the coding sequence ATGACCACCCCTATCGCCACCTCTGAAGAAATCATTGCATCTACCCAAAACTGGCTGGAGAAGGCCGTGATAGGTTTGAATCTTTGCCCATTTGCCAAAGCCGTCCACGTTAAGCAGCAAATTCGCTATTTTGTCAGTGAGGCCACGACTCCTGAGGAATTGCTGCAAGACTTGATACGTGAACTGGAAGTGCTGGCTGAAGCAAATCCGGAGAAAATAGAGACCAGTTTATTGATGCATCCGTATGCTTTGACCGATTTCCTGGATTACAACGAATTTCTTGATATCGCTGATGCGGCGCTGGAGGATCTTGATCTTGACGGCATCTTGCAGGTGGCCAGTTTTCATCCTGACTATCAGTTTGCCGACACTGAGGCGGATGACATAGAAAATTTCACAAATCGTTCACCTTACCCGACCCTGCATTTGTTGCGGGAGGAAAGTATTGATAAGGCAGTGGAGGCGTTTCCTGAGGCCGATGAAATTTACGAGAAAAACATGCAGACATTGCGTCAATTAGGCCTGGAAGGCTGGAAAAAACTGTTCCCAAGTACTGAAAAGAAGTGA
- the rpiA gene encoding ribose-5-phosphate isomerase RpiA: MTQDELKQAVAQAAIQYVVEGEIIGVGTGSTANFFIDELAKIKHKIKGAVASSEATAARLRGHGIDVFDLNDVTSMSVYVDGADEITPQGAMIKGGGAALTREKIVASVASRFVCIADGSKLVDLLGKFPLPVEVIPMAQAVVARKLNALGGEARLRLKDGVAVLTDNGNVIIDVHGLQIANPVALEDEINNIVGVVTVGLFAKQGANICLLGTASGVKTLQF, from the coding sequence ATGACCCAAGACGAACTCAAGCAAGCCGTGGCACAAGCCGCCATTCAATATGTTGTTGAAGGCGAAATCATTGGTGTCGGTACCGGCTCTACCGCCAATTTTTTCATCGACGAACTCGCTAAGATCAAACATAAGATCAAGGGTGCGGTAGCCTCTTCGGAAGCCACTGCCGCCCGCTTGCGCGGCCATGGGATAGACGTGTTTGACCTCAACGACGTAACTTCGATGTCGGTGTATGTCGATGGCGCTGATGAAATTACTCCGCAAGGCGCCATGATCAAAGGTGGTGGCGCGGCGTTGACGCGTGAAAAAATCGTCGCTTCGGTCGCCAGCCGATTTGTTTGTATTGCCGATGGCTCCAAGTTGGTCGATTTGCTGGGTAAATTTCCGCTGCCAGTCGAGGTTATTCCTATGGCGCAGGCGGTGGTGGCGCGTAAGCTCAATGCCCTTGGCGGTGAAGCGCGACTGCGCCTGAAAGATGGTGTCGCTGTGCTGACCGATAATGGTAATGTGATTATTGATGTGCATGGTTTGCAGATCGCCAATCCGGTGGCGCTGGAAGATGAGATCAATAACATCGTCGGCGTCGTCACCGTAGGTTTGTTTGCCAAGCAAGGCGCCAACATTTGCTTGCTGGGAACCGCGTCCGGCGTAAAGACCCTGCAATTCTAA
- a CDS encoding serine/threonine protein kinase: MTELFNSPSFLVAAGLDDPDTFAGLNPDCVLDAMHSANFQCDGRLLALNSYENRVYQLGMEEGPPLVAKFYRPRRWSDTAILEEHAFVTELSAAEIPVVPALVNASGQSLHTYQGYRFSVFSRQGGRAPELDRPDTLEWLGRFIGRIHAVGAVRGYQHRPGLDVDSFGRQPVKFLLDQDFLPADIKPAYLSVTSLLLDQVNRCFERAGAFATIRLHGDCHMGNVLWTDSGAHPGPHFVDFDDSRMGPAIQDLWMLLSGSRAEMTAQLCDILAGYEDFYDFDPRQLHLIEALRSLRLLHYSAWLAQRWEDPAFKQAFPCFNTQRYWQDRILELREQVAIMDEPPLVV, encoded by the coding sequence ATGACCGAACTTTTTAATTCTCCGTCCTTTCTTGTTGCAGCAGGATTGGATGATCCTGACACATTTGCAGGGCTCAACCCTGATTGTGTACTCGATGCCATGCATAGCGCCAATTTCCAGTGCGACGGCCGTTTGCTCGCTCTTAATAGCTATGAAAACCGCGTCTATCAGCTAGGCATGGAGGAGGGACCTCCACTGGTGGCAAAATTCTATCGGCCGCGACGCTGGAGCGATACGGCTATCCTGGAAGAACATGCCTTTGTCACTGAACTCAGTGCTGCGGAAATTCCCGTAGTGCCTGCGCTGGTGAATGCGAGCGGACAAAGTTTGCATACCTACCAGGGGTATAGGTTTTCCGTATTTAGTCGTCAGGGCGGACGGGCGCCGGAATTAGACAGACCCGATACGCTGGAATGGCTGGGGCGTTTTATCGGCAGGATACATGCGGTGGGTGCGGTACGGGGCTATCAGCATAGGCCTGGCCTGGATGTCGATAGTTTTGGCCGTCAACCGGTAAAGTTTTTGCTGGATCAGGATTTTCTTCCGGCAGATATTAAACCGGCGTATTTGAGTGTGACGTCCTTATTGCTCGATCAGGTAAATCGCTGTTTTGAGCGGGCGGGGGCGTTTGCCACTATTCGTTTGCACGGCGACTGCCACATGGGCAATGTCTTATGGACCGATTCCGGTGCCCATCCGGGACCGCATTTTGTCGATTTTGACGATAGTCGCATGGGGCCTGCGATACAGGATTTGTGGATGCTGCTGTCGGGATCACGGGCCGAAATGACGGCGCAACTTTGTGATATCTTGGCCGGCTACGAGGATTTTTATGATTTTGACCCGCGCCAGCTACATCTGATCGAAGCCTTGCGCAGTCTCAGGCTGTTGCATTACTCGGCCTGGTTGGCGCAACGCTGGGAAGATCCCGCATTCAAGCAGGCATTTCCGTGTTTTAACACGCAGCGTTATTGGCAAGACAGGATACTTGAATTGCGTGAGCAGGTTGCGATCATGGATGAGCCGCCGCTGGTGGTGTAG
- a CDS encoding UPF0149 family protein, with product MHLDEPLSDKEFNELDKFLMSDRVGDDGMTMDSLHGYLTAIALGPEAIAMAEWLPLVWGLPDQAEPTFKNEKELQRISNLIARFMNEIQITFEVAPQEFEPLFCVMEKNGKELIDGETWAWGFWEGMQLREEAWEAAWQSEDIAPLLHPIYLLGAEEIEEDELTLVDTPEKCHELALKLEASIPVIRRFWAPLRKSGVTTVKRDAPKVGRNDPCPCGSGKKYKACCGAEPTVH from the coding sequence ATGCATCTAGACGAACCCCTCAGCGACAAAGAATTCAACGAACTCGACAAATTTCTCATGTCGGATCGCGTCGGCGATGACGGTATGACCATGGATTCACTGCACGGCTACCTGACCGCCATTGCGCTCGGACCTGAAGCAATCGCCATGGCCGAATGGCTGCCATTAGTCTGGGGCTTGCCCGACCAGGCTGAACCGACCTTCAAAAACGAGAAAGAATTACAAAGAATCTCGAATCTGATCGCCCGCTTCATGAATGAAATCCAGATCACCTTTGAAGTGGCGCCACAAGAATTTGAACCGCTGTTTTGCGTCATGGAAAAAAACGGCAAAGAACTCATCGATGGCGAAACCTGGGCCTGGGGTTTCTGGGAAGGCATGCAACTGCGCGAGGAAGCCTGGGAAGCCGCCTGGCAGTCAGAAGACATCGCACCGCTGCTGCACCCTATCTACCTGCTAGGTGCCGAAGAGATAGAGGAAGACGAGCTAACACTGGTCGATACACCGGAGAAGTGCCATGAACTGGCATTAAAACTGGAAGCGTCGATACCGGTGATCCGCCGCTTCTGGGCACCACTGCGCAAATCCGGCGTGACTACGGTCAAGCGCGACGCGCCGAAAGTCGGCCGCAATGATCCATGCCCTTGCGGCAGCGGCAAGAAATACAAAGCTTGCTGCGGTGCTGAACCGACCGTTCATTAA
- a CDS encoding acyl-CoA-binding protein yields MSLQEQFNQAQIDSKNLPERPDNMTLLKIYALFKQGSTGDATGDRPGMTDFVGRAKFDTWAAMAGTSKEAAMQQYIDLIEGLKD; encoded by the coding sequence ATGAGCCTGCAAGAACAATTCAATCAAGCCCAGATCGATTCGAAAAATCTGCCAGAACGTCCTGACAACATGACACTGTTGAAAATCTACGCACTGTTCAAGCAAGGCAGCACTGGCGACGCAACCGGCGATCGTCCGGGGATGACTGATTTCGTCGGTCGTGCCAAGTTTGACACATGGGCGGCAATGGCTGGCACCAGCAAAGAAGCGGCGATGCAGCAATACATCGACCTAATCGAAGGCCTGAAAGACTAA
- a CDS encoding D-glycerate dehydrogenase, translating to MKPSILVARAIFPETLARLSEHFEVESNQVDHIFTPQELAAKLQGKHGLLCTGSARVDATQLAQTPMLRAVANMAVGYDNLDLAACTAHQVMATNTPDVLNQTTADFAWALLMATARRVTEAEHWLRAGNWEKWSYDAFLGADIHGATLGILGMGRIGQAIARRSSGFDMQVLYHNRSRLSESQEAYANNARYVSKQELLATADHLVLILPYSAQTHHAIGAPELAMMKPSATLVNVARGGIVDDAALIAALRQKKIAAAGLDVFEGEPKFHPDFLTLENVVLTPHIASASESTRRAMAECAADNLIAALTHQKPPNLLNP from the coding sequence TTGAAGCCGTCTATTCTGGTCGCACGCGCGATTTTTCCTGAAACACTGGCGCGCTTGTCTGAGCATTTTGAAGTTGAATCGAATCAGGTCGACCATATTTTTACGCCGCAAGAACTAGCGGCGAAATTGCAAGGTAAGCATGGTTTACTGTGTACCGGTAGTGCCCGGGTTGATGCGACTCAGCTGGCGCAAACGCCTATGCTTAGGGCGGTGGCGAATATGGCGGTTGGTTATGACAATCTGGATCTGGCGGCATGTACGGCGCATCAGGTAATGGCGACCAATACGCCCGATGTGCTCAATCAAACCACCGCTGATTTCGCCTGGGCCTTACTGATGGCGACTGCACGCAGGGTGACCGAGGCGGAACACTGGTTGCGCGCCGGCAACTGGGAAAAATGGAGTTACGATGCTTTTCTGGGGGCGGATATTCATGGCGCGACCTTGGGCATACTTGGCATGGGTCGCATCGGACAGGCGATAGCGCGGCGCTCCAGCGGATTTGACATGCAGGTGCTGTATCACAATCGTTCGCGTTTAAGCGAGTCGCAAGAGGCTTACGCCAACAATGCGCGTTATGTCAGTAAGCAAGAGTTGCTGGCCACTGCCGATCACCTGGTCTTGATCTTGCCTTACTCTGCGCAGACGCATCACGCCATCGGTGCGCCGGAGTTGGCCATGATGAAACCCTCGGCCACGCTGGTGAATGTGGCGCGCGGCGGAATCGTTGATGACGCGGCCTTGATTGCGGCGTTGCGCCAGAAAAAAATTGCCGCTGCAGGCTTGGATGTGTTTGAGGGGGAGCCGAAGTTTCACCCGGATTTTTTGACGCTGGAGAATGTCGTGCTGACACCGCATATTGCCAGTGCTTCCGAGTCTACCCGGCGCGCCATGGCAGAGTGTGCCGCGGATAATCTGATTGCCGCCCTGACTCATCAAAAACCGCCGAACTTGTTGAATCCTTAG